The following are encoded in a window of Dama dama isolate Ldn47 chromosome 17, ASM3311817v1, whole genome shotgun sequence genomic DNA:
- the UBE2D3 gene encoding ubiquitin-conjugating enzyme E2 D3 isoform X2 has product MALKRINKELSDLARDPPAQCSAGPVGDDKYFLFLVFHWQATIMGPNDSPYQGGVFFLTIHFPTDYPFKPPKVAFTTRIYHPNINSNGSICLDILRSQWSPALTISKVLLSICSLLCDPNPDDPLVPEIARIYKTDRDKYNRISREWTQKYAM; this is encoded by the exons GAACTTAGTGATTTGGCCCGTGACCCTCCAGCACAATGTTCTGCAGGTCCAGTTGGGGATGATA agtattttctttttctagtgtTTCATTGGCAAGCCACAATTATGGGACCT aatgACAGCCCATATCAAGGCGGTGTATTCTTTTTGACAATTCATTTTCCTACAGACTACCCCTTCAAACCACCTAAG gttgcaTTTACAACAAGAATttatcatccaaatattaacagtAATGGCAGCATTTGTCTCGATATTCTAAGATCACAGTGGTCTCCTGCTTTAACTATTTCTAAAG ttcttttatCCATTTGTTCACTGCTATGTGATCCAAACCCAGATGACCCCCTAGTGCCAGAGATTGCACGGATCTATAAAACAGACAGAGATAA GTACAACAGAATATCTCGGGAATGGACTCAGAAGTATGCCATGTGA
- the UBE2D3 gene encoding ubiquitin-conjugating enzyme E2 D3 isoform X3 yields the protein MALKRINKELSDLARDPPAQCSAGPVGDDMFHWQATIMGPNDSPYQGGVFFLTIHFPTDYPFKPPKVAFTTRIYHPNINSNGSICLDILRSQWSPALTISKVLLSICSLLCDPNPDDPLVPEIARIYKTDRDKLCFLFLTCSAVCHFYV from the exons GAACTTAGTGATTTGGCCCGTGACCCTCCAGCACAATGTTCTGCAGGTCCAGTTGGGGATGATA tgtTTCATTGGCAAGCCACAATTATGGGACCT aatgACAGCCCATATCAAGGCGGTGTATTCTTTTTGACAATTCATTTTCCTACAGACTACCCCTTCAAACCACCTAAG gttgcaTTTACAACAAGAATttatcatccaaatattaacagtAATGGCAGCATTTGTCTCGATATTCTAAGATCACAGTGGTCTCCTGCTTTAACTATTTCTAAAG ttcttttatCCATTTGTTCACTGCTATGTGATCCAAACCCAGATGACCCCCTAGTGCCAGAGATTGCACGGATCTATAAAACAGACAGAGATAA attatgttttctttttctcacatgtTCAGCAGTTTGTCACTTTTATGTTTGA
- the UBE2D3 gene encoding ubiquitin-conjugating enzyme E2 D3 isoform X4, producing the protein MALKRINKELSDLARDPPAQCSAGPVGDDMFHWQATIMGPNDSPYQGGVFFLTIHFPTDYPFKPPKVAFTTRIYHPNINSNGSICLDILRSQWSPALTISKVLLSICSLLCDPNPDDPLVPEIARIYKTDRDKYNRISREWTQKYAM; encoded by the exons GAACTTAGTGATTTGGCCCGTGACCCTCCAGCACAATGTTCTGCAGGTCCAGTTGGGGATGATA tgtTTCATTGGCAAGCCACAATTATGGGACCT aatgACAGCCCATATCAAGGCGGTGTATTCTTTTTGACAATTCATTTTCCTACAGACTACCCCTTCAAACCACCTAAG gttgcaTTTACAACAAGAATttatcatccaaatattaacagtAATGGCAGCATTTGTCTCGATATTCTAAGATCACAGTGGTCTCCTGCTTTAACTATTTCTAAAG ttcttttatCCATTTGTTCACTGCTATGTGATCCAAACCCAGATGACCCCCTAGTGCCAGAGATTGCACGGATCTATAAAACAGACAGAGATAA GTACAACAGAATATCTCGGGAATGGACTCAGAAGTATGCCATGTGA
- the UBE2D3 gene encoding ubiquitin-conjugating enzyme E2 D3 isoform X1 has product MALKRINKELSDLARDPPAQCSAGPVGDDKYFLFLVFHWQATIMGPNDSPYQGGVFFLTIHFPTDYPFKPPKVAFTTRIYHPNINSNGSICLDILRSQWSPALTISKVLLSICSLLCDPNPDDPLVPEIARIYKTDRDKLCFLFLTCSAVCHFYV; this is encoded by the exons GAACTTAGTGATTTGGCCCGTGACCCTCCAGCACAATGTTCTGCAGGTCCAGTTGGGGATGATA agtattttctttttctagtgtTTCATTGGCAAGCCACAATTATGGGACCT aatgACAGCCCATATCAAGGCGGTGTATTCTTTTTGACAATTCATTTTCCTACAGACTACCCCTTCAAACCACCTAAG gttgcaTTTACAACAAGAATttatcatccaaatattaacagtAATGGCAGCATTTGTCTCGATATTCTAAGATCACAGTGGTCTCCTGCTTTAACTATTTCTAAAG ttcttttatCCATTTGTTCACTGCTATGTGATCCAAACCCAGATGACCCCCTAGTGCCAGAGATTGCACGGATCTATAAAACAGACAGAGATAA attatgttttctttttctcacatgtTCAGCAGTTTGTCACTTTTATGTTTGA
- the UBE2D3 gene encoding ubiquitin-conjugating enzyme E2 D3 isoform X5 has protein sequence MALKRINKELSDLARDPPAQCSAGPVGDDKYFLFLVFHWQATIMGPNDSPYQGGVFFLTIHFPTDYPFKPPKVAFTTRIYHPNINSNGSICLDILRSQWSPALTISKVLLSICSLLCDPNPDDPLVPEIARIYKTDRDK, from the exons GAACTTAGTGATTTGGCCCGTGACCCTCCAGCACAATGTTCTGCAGGTCCAGTTGGGGATGATA agtattttctttttctagtgtTTCATTGGCAAGCCACAATTATGGGACCT aatgACAGCCCATATCAAGGCGGTGTATTCTTTTTGACAATTCATTTTCCTACAGACTACCCCTTCAAACCACCTAAG gttgcaTTTACAACAAGAATttatcatccaaatattaacagtAATGGCAGCATTTGTCTCGATATTCTAAGATCACAGTGGTCTCCTGCTTTAACTATTTCTAAAG ttcttttatCCATTTGTTCACTGCTATGTGATCCAAACCCAGATGACCCCCTAGTGCCAGAGATTGCACGGATCTATAAAACAGACAGAGATAAGTAA